A single window of Dermacentor albipictus isolate Rhodes 1998 colony chromosome 1, USDA_Dalb.pri_finalv2, whole genome shotgun sequence DNA harbors:
- the LOC139055822 gene encoding uncharacterized protein, with the protein MCQPTCTGMLTAVLVILSFASAHDVAEELRMKRQTYSLPHGSELLLEPLRTRFTCRHDGYFADVDNNCRVYHICTRSAETRQLQRFSFLCGNLTMFNQLTLTCSRPEDSVPCRNAPVFYYVNDNIGYQDTPFLYDDDVSNADQFIHENRLLESIPAAKRRFQNRRPE; encoded by the exons ATGTGCCAACCAACTTGCACGGGCATGCTCACGGCCG TTCTGGTCATCCTTTCATTTGCCTCTGCCCACGACGTTGCTGAGGAACTCAGG ATGAAACGCCAGACGTACTCCCTCCCACACGGCTCCGAGCTGCTTCTCGAACCGCTGAGGACGAGGTTCACCTGTCGCCACGACGGCTACTTTGCAGACGTGGATAACAACTGCAGGGTCTACCACATCTGCACTCG ATCCGCCGAGACGCGACAGCTGCAGCGATTCAGCTTCCTGTGCGGCAACTTGACCATGTTCAACCAGCTGACGCTGACGTGCTCGCGACCCGAGGACTCGGTGCCATGCCGGAACGCCCCCGTCTTCTACTACGTCAACGACAACATCGGCTACCAAGACACGCCCTTCCTATACGACGATGACGTCAGTAATGCCGACCAGTTCATTCACGAAAACAGGCTGCTCGAATCCATCCCGGCTGCCAAGCGGCGGTTCCAAAACCGGCGGCCCGAATGA